CCAGGTGTGGCAGTGCAGTTGCAGCAGCGCCTTGGACTGAGCTCGGAATGTGTAGCGTTCGATATCAACTATGGCTGCTCGGGCTATGTGTACGGGCTTTACCAGGCAGCCATGCTGATTCGCTCGGGTGGCTGCAGACGGGTATTGCTCTGTACGGGAGATGTCACCACCTCCTTGCTCGACCCTGCTGACCGGCAGGTGCGGATGGTGTTCGGTGATGCGGCCAGCGCGACCTTGCTGGAGGCGGGCGAGGATCATATCGACCTGTTGATCCGCTCCGAGGGCAGTGGCAGGGACCATCTGTATACACCCTGGATGAGCCGACGGCACCAAGGGGTCAGCCGGCAGGCGGGCTTCTTGCACATGAACGGGACGGCAATCATGAACTTTGCCCTGAACAGCGTACCGCCTGCGATCAATGAACTTGTCCATCATTGCGGCCTGGCACTTGAGGATATGTCGATGCTGGCGCTGCATCAGGCCAATGGTTTCATGCTCAATTACCTGCGCAAGCTACTGGGCGTGGAACGAGACAAAGTGCCGATCAACGTACGTGAGGTGGGCAACACCGGCCCGTCTTCAATTGCGCTGCTGCTGGCATCGTTGCCGGCGGGCAGTTGGCCGGAGCGCGAACACATCCTCCTTTGTGGTTTCGGTGTCGGCCTCTCGCTGGGCGTGGCGCGGGTCGACCTGCGCGGCACGCGTATCTTCGAGCCGGTCGAGGTGCCTCAGGCAGCCGCCTGAGGCGCTTTGGCGCCGGTTTTCCCCGACCTTTGGCATCTCGCAAAGAGGTGCAAGGAATCAAGGTAATGAATGGATTTCAGCGTCGCGCGGACATCGATGGTCTGCGCGCTGTAGCGGTGCTCTCGGTCATGGCGTTTCACTTCAACGCGGCCTGGCTACCCGGTGGGTTTGCAGGTGTTGACGTGTTTTTCGTCATTTCGGCCTACTTGATCACGCGCATCATCGCCACGGCGATCGAGGCGGGTAACTTTTCCTTTACGGCTTTTTATGCCCGGCGGATCAAACGCATCTTTCCGGCTGCACTGTTGGTATTTCTGGTCAGCCTGCTGGCGGCCAGCCAGCTGAACAGCATGTTGTTGCCATCGGCGAAGTTCGTGCTGTTGTCGCTGTTCAATCATTTCACCAGTGACTACTTCACCCAGGACACGCAGCAGAATTTCTTCCTGCATTACTGGTCGTTGTCGATTGAAGAGCAGTTCTACTTCATCTGGCCGGCACTGCTGCTGGGCGTCAGCTGGCTCTGCGGCCGTTGGCTGTCCCCGGCTCACCGACCGCGCGTACTGATGATGCTGTGCCTTGTGATTGCTGCGCTGTGTTTCGGCCTGGGTGAGTATTGGGTACAGGATTCGCGTCAGCAGGCAGGGGTGTACTTCTTCTCCATACCGCGCTTCGGCGAAATGGCACTGGGGGCGTTCATTGCCCTTGCGCCGGCGCCGAGGGTTAATGCGCCACGGGTTCTGGATGCCCTGTCGCTGCTGGGCGTGACATTGCTGCTTGGCAGTTTCGTACTACTGGCGGAACGGCCTTATCCGGGGTTGCATGCACTGGCGCCCTGTGCAGGCGCGATACTGTTGATCCGTTACGGGCAAACCACCGCTGCAGAGCCGTCGCTGATGGCGCGCTGCTTGTCTTGGCGGCCCTTGGTTGGTATCGGCCTGATTTCCTATTCGCTGTACCTCTGGCATTGGCCGGTCCTGGCCATTGCACGCTTCATCCTGGGGGACAACCGGTTGCCGATGGGTTGGATGGCCGGCTTGCTGGCGTTGATCGTGGCTTTGTCAGTGCTGACCTACCTGGGCGTCGAGCGCCCGCTGATTCGCTCAAAAATCGCTTTCAAAGCCGCCTTCGCTGGCTTCGCCGGTCTCTCCAGCGCGACGTTCGCGCTGATCGTCGCCATGACCGGCATCGAAGCCTGGAACGTGCCGCCGATGCTCGGCGAGCGTTATGCCAACCTGACGGTCAACGGTCAGAACATCCACATGACCGAGGGGTGGTTGGCGCCTTGCTGGGAGGTCGAACACAAGGATGCGAGCAAGGCCGCGGTGGACAAGCGTTGCCACATTGGCGCCGACTCCCCCAATCAAGTGCTGATGGTGGGGGATTCCCACGGGGCAGCATTGGGCGGGTTCGTCGATCAGTTGGCCAAGGCGGAAGGGTTTTCCGTCACCTCCTACGAAGTCGGCGGCTGCCAGGTCGCCGAATGGGGGATGGCCAAGCGCGTGCCCGCCATCGTGCAGACCGATGAGCGTCGTGCGAAATGCGCAGCACTGCTCGAATTCATCGAAGCGAACCACAAGCGCTACAAGGCCATCTTCGTGGTCAACGCGTTCAACCTCTTCGCCGGGGCCTACGATGTGCTGGCAAAAACCGATGGCGTGCCGGTGCCTGTGCAGGAGGGGCGCTTGCGCGCACTTGCGGCAAGCACGCCATTGTACTTCTTCCACGATGCCCCGGTCATCGATCGTTCGATGCAGCATTCGGTTTTGTTAAGCCGCCTCGGCCTGCGCCTAGGGGCGTCCCCGGTTGCCCATGGTGGCGAAGGCAACCCCTTGATCAAGGCTGTGGTGCAGCGCATCCCCAATGCTCATTGGGTAGACCTAGCAGCGGCCTACCAGGTGTTGAGGGAAGGCAACTTCTTGCACGACGGCCTGCCAGCCTACGCCGATACCAACCACTTGAGTGGGCATGGTGCACTGGCTTTGGCCGGCATCTTCAAGGCCCAGGGAGGCTGTCTTTTCTGTGCGCCGACCTCGCCCGGTAGCCACGACGTTGTGTTGTCTGGGGCGCGCGTCGAGCGTTGAACAGGCCAGGCTGGGGCCATCTGACAAAGGAGAGTGACATGCAACATACGCAAGGCAAGCATCAAGTGGTGGTGGTCGGTGCCGGACCGGTCGGGTTATTGACGGCCTACCTGCTACGGCGCATGCAGGTGCAGGTGACAGTGATCGAGCGGCACAGCATGCGTTCGACCCAGTCAAAAGCGTCGTCCATGAACGCCTACTCCCTGGCGATCATGGACATGGTCGGGCTGGCTGATGCATTCGTTGAGCAGGGTATGCCAATCCGCGACTTGCTGGTGTACTGGAACAATCGTCGCACCATGCACGTGAACTACCGCCATCTACCGACTGAGTACGACTACATCCTGGGTATCTCGCAGCCTGAGACAGAGGCCGTACTTGAAAATGCCTACCGAGCGGTGGGAGGGGATTTACAGCGAGGCTGTTCGGTTACGGCGCTAAGCCAGACCGAGCAAGGGGTCGAAGTGGCGCTGGACGATGGCCGTACGCTGTCATGCGATTTTGTCGTGGGGTGCGACGGTAGCCGCAGCACTGTCAGGTCCTTGCTGGATATCGACTTCGAAGGCAGCGACTTCAACGTCGACTTCTTCATGTTCGATGCACACGTCAGTTGGGACGGCGCACGGGACAACGTTCATTACTTCGTCCGTGAAGACAGTTTCTTTTTGATCATTCCCCAAGCGGGAGGTACGCACCGCGTCATCATCAAGGCCAGTGATGGCAAGGTTGCACAGGTGCAGGGCGACCCGCTGGCGTACTACCAAGCGCTGACCGATCGTTACGGCCAATGTGGCGT
The sequence above is drawn from the Pseudomonas putida genome and encodes:
- a CDS encoding 3-oxoacyl-ACP synthase III family protein, with translation MKVGLTGVRIAALTAALPEQRLPLVDLAADFGALEVKRIIQSTGIETVRVAGSLRTGDLCAAAARHLLSCSDTRAADIDGIVVVTQTPDDLMPGVAVQLQQRLGLSSECVAFDINYGCSGYVYGLYQAAMLIRSGGCRRVLLCTGDVTTSLLDPADRQVRMVFGDAASATLLEAGEDHIDLLIRSEGSGRDHLYTPWMSRRHQGVSRQAGFLHMNGTAIMNFALNSVPPAINELVHHCGLALEDMSMLALHQANGFMLNYLRKLLGVERDKVPINVREVGNTGPSSIALLLASLPAGSWPEREHILLCGFGVGLSLGVARVDLRGTRIFEPVEVPQAAA
- a CDS encoding acyltransferase family protein, whose product is MNGFQRRADIDGLRAVAVLSVMAFHFNAAWLPGGFAGVDVFFVISAYLITRIIATAIEAGNFSFTAFYARRIKRIFPAALLVFLVSLLAASQLNSMLLPSAKFVLLSLFNHFTSDYFTQDTQQNFFLHYWSLSIEEQFYFIWPALLLGVSWLCGRWLSPAHRPRVLMMLCLVIAALCFGLGEYWVQDSRQQAGVYFFSIPRFGEMALGAFIALAPAPRVNAPRVLDALSLLGVTLLLGSFVLLAERPYPGLHALAPCAGAILLIRYGQTTAAEPSLMARCLSWRPLVGIGLISYSLYLWHWPVLAIARFILGDNRLPMGWMAGLLALIVALSVLTYLGVERPLIRSKIAFKAAFAGFAGLSSATFALIVAMTGIEAWNVPPMLGERYANLTVNGQNIHMTEGWLAPCWEVEHKDASKAAVDKRCHIGADSPNQVLMVGDSHGAALGGFVDQLAKAEGFSVTSYEVGGCQVAEWGMAKRVPAIVQTDERRAKCAALLEFIEANHKRYKAIFVVNAFNLFAGAYDVLAKTDGVPVPVQEGRLRALAASTPLYFFHDAPVIDRSMQHSVLLSRLGLRLGASPVAHGGEGNPLIKAVVQRIPNAHWVDLAAAYQVLREGNFLHDGLPAYADTNHLSGHGALALAGIFKAQGGCLFCAPTSPGSHDVVLSGARVER